The following are encoded in a window of Haliotis asinina isolate JCU_RB_2024 chromosome 14, JCU_Hal_asi_v2, whole genome shotgun sequence genomic DNA:
- the LOC137260826 gene encoding uncharacterized protein gives MTRSHILLLVVGFVHVAGGLVCDVCETNYDNIIKGLTRDVDRCAASKVYIQCLVSATDDGCDTRPSKLKVAKDELDRINSNSSTPCLLTDSCQCELEYYSSRLSEQLVACYSSIIQNECAVNATGMGCDDVTTNEAFIQLTRQKWMDVCGGQELI, from the exons ATGACCAGATCTCACATTCTGCTTTTGGTTGTCG gTTTTGTACACGTTGCTGGTGGATTGGTTTGTGATGTTTGCGAAACGAACTACGACAATATCATCAAAGGTTTAACAAGAGACGTAGATAGATGCGC GGCGTCTAAGGTGTATATCCAGTGTTTGGTGTCGGCGACAGACGACGGGTGTGACACACGACCCAGCAAACTGAAGGTGGCCAAGGATGAACTGGACAGAATCAACTCCAATTCGTCCACGCCATGTT TGCTGACAGATAGCTGTCAATGTGAACTGGAATACTACAGCTCAAGACTCAGTGAGCAGCTGGTCGCATGCTA CTCCAGTATCATACAGAATGAATGTGCCGTCAATGCCACGGGGATGGGGTGTGATGATGTGACGACAAATGAGGCTTTCATTCAGCTGACTCGGCAGAAATGGATGGACGTGTGCGGGGGCCAAG AATTGATCTAG
- the LOC137262157 gene encoding uncharacterized protein has translation MMPFQVTELCFGNHWSRESLISMSPSSRSMAKPVVFLLILGMVYTTSGTSCDICTTTYETSITSASDSQKCIAAKRYLACLVGATDEAGCDKRAEKMKVAQTEVTRVNSVSGETCVLSDSCICQTTFYMSNPRDQINRCYASVVQDLCAIAASGLVCDDVTTNAVYSVSTSSTWVAACSGQESLRRLSLSVAILVATVASFINAQ, from the exons ATGATGCCATTTCAAGTGACTGAACTCTGTTTTGGAAATCATTGGTCTCGTGAATCTCTGATATCGATGTCCCCTAGCAGCAGAAGTATGGCCAAACCAGTGGTGTTTCTGTTGATTTTAG GAATGGTCTACACTACAAGTGGCACTTCATGTGACATCTGCACCACCACCTACGAGACAAGTATAACAAGCGCTTCGGATTCACAGAAATGCAT AGCAGCGAAAAGATACCTTGCTTGTCTGGTGGGTGCAACAGATGAAGCGGGCTGCGACAAGAGGGCTGAGAAAATGAAGGTTGCCCAGACAGAGGTGACCAGAGTGAACAGCGTCTCTGGCGAGACGTGTG TGCTGTCAGACAGCTGCATATGTCAAACGACCTTCTACATGTCAAACCCCAGAGATCAAATCAACAGATGCTA TGCAAGTGTGGTTCAAGATCTCTGTGCCATCGCCGCATCTGGTCTTGTGTGTGATGACGTCACCACAAATGCTGTCTACTCGGTCTCCACCTCGAGTACTTGGGTGGCCGCCTGCTCAGGACAAG AGTCCCTCCGACGTTTGTCCCTGAGTGTCGCCATTCTCGTTGCAACTGTTGCTTCTTTCATCAACGCGCAGTAG
- the LOC137262176 gene encoding uncharacterized protein, giving the protein MGITAILVLFFGLAAGTSATSCDICRSAYEQTASSSIATDEQKCIAAKEYIRCLVGTSGSGCDQRPSRLATAVAEVQRVNGISGKTCQLTDSCLCETNFYRSDLSTRLKRCYASVVQNQCAIAASSTACDDTTTNTVYRVSTSVTWVNTCKNTGSVTVQSTMTVAMATILAALLRLV; this is encoded by the exons ATGGGAATAACTGCTATATTGGTTCTTTTTTTCG GGCTTGCGGCAGGCACGTCAGCGACGTCTTGCGACATTTGTCGCAGCGCTTACGAGCAGACAGCGTCGTCGTCCATAGCCACGGATGAACAGAAGTGCAT TGCGGCAAAAGAGTACATCCGGTGCCTAGTGGGCACCTCAGGTTCCGGGTGCGACCAGCGACCGAGCAGACTAGCAACCGCAGTCGCTGAAGTTCAGAGAGTTAACGGAATATCAGGAAAGACTTGCC agCTGACGGATTCGTGTCTGTGTGAAACGAACTTCTACCGTTCAGATTTGTCGACTCGTTTGAAGCGTTGCTA TGCGAGTGTTGTGCAGAACCAGTGTGCAATAGCTGCCTCTAGCACGGCCTGTGACGACACCACAACAAACACTGTCTACAGGGTGTCAACGTCGGTGACCTGGGTGAACACCTGCAAGAACACAG GTTCAGTTACAGTCCAGTCAACAATGACCGTCGCCATGGCAACAATCTTAGCAGCGCTACTGCGACTGGTATAG